Within Pseudomonas sp. LBUM920, the genomic segment TCTGCGAACCGTTTCCGTTCGAAACCCCGACCCTGGACTTGTCCATGGTCTGGCTCAGCCACGTCGACACCGACCCGGCGGAACGCTGGATGCGCTCGCGGCTGGAGGCGTTCATGAGCGAGCGCGACATGCTGCCGGTGCTGGCGACAAAATCTTGAGATAGCCCCTTCAGGGAGTGCCACCGATGATTCCATCCCGTTCCTTGCTGCGTGGACGCGGCAGTCATGACAGTGGCAAAGTCGGCATGGTCGAGCTGTTTTTCGACTTGGTGTTCGTGTTCGCCGTGACCCAATTGTCCCATTCGCTGTTGGCGCATCTGACCCTGGACGGGGCGGTGCAGGTGGCGCTGATGATGGTTGCGGTGTGGTGGGTGTGGATCTTCACATCGTGGATCACCAACTGGCTCGATCCAGAAAAAATCCCGATCCGCCTCGGCCTGTTCGGCTTGATGGTGGCCGGTCTGCTGCTGTCTTCCTCGATCCCCAAGGCTTTTACCGACCGAGGTGTACTGTTTGCCGGCGCCTACGTATTCATGCAGGTAGGACGCACGCTGTTTGCATTGTGGGCAGTGCGTGGCGAGTCGCTGAACATGATTCGCAATTTTCAGCGAATCCTGGCGTGGATGCTGTGTTCCGGCGTGTTCTGGATCACCGGCAGCCTCCTCGAAGGTCAACAGCGCCTGGCTTTCTGGGCGCTGGCGCTGTTGATCGAACTGATATCGCCATCGGTGTATTTCTGGGTACCGGGCCTGGGGCGTTCGACCCTGGCGGACTGGAACGTCGAAGGCAACCACATGGCCGAGCGCTGCGGCCTGTTTGTGATCATTGCCCTTGGCGAATCATTGCTGGTAACCGGCGCCACCTTTGCCGAATTGCCCTGGAGCGTAGAAGGCCTGGGCGCATTCCTGGTGGCGGTGGTGGGCAGCATTGCGCTGTGGTGGATCTATTTCGACAGCGGTGCCGAGCGCGCCCATCACCGGATTGCCAGCTCTGCCGACCCGGGCCGCCAGGCGCGGATTGCCTATACCTACCTGCACGTGTTGATCGTCGCCGGCATCATTGTCAGCGCGGTGGCCGACGAACTGGTGCTGGTGCATCCGGGCCATGCCAGCCAGGCCGGCGTGGTGGCGATCATCGCCGGCCCATGGTTGTTTCTAGTGGGCAGCGCGTTGTTCAAGTGGGTAATGAGTGACCGGTCATTGCCACCGCTGTCGCACCTCGGCGGGTTGCTGATGTTGCTGGTGGTGTTGCCGCTTGGGTTGCAGCAGGTGTTTTCGGCCTTGGTGCTGGGCGCGCTGACCACGGCGGTGTTGGTGATCGTGGCCGTTTGGGAAAACCGCGCGCTGCGCAGCCTGAACGAAGTTTCACACTGAAAGCGTTCTGATTCGGTTCGGCTGCGTGCTATATGTATCGCTCTTTTTCCTACAACTATTCGGAGCTTTTCATGCCGCACCTGCACCTGGAATACACCGCCAATCTGACCGGCCTGGTCGTCGAGAAAACCCTGTTGCGGCTCAACAATGTGCTGATGGCGTCCGGGCAGTTCGGTTCCGAGTTCGATATCAAAAGCCGCGCCGTCAAGGTTGAGACGTTCCAGGTCGGCACCTCACTCAACCCGCGTGGGTTTATTGCGCTGAAGCTGTCACTGCTCAGCGGGCGCTCGCCGCAGGTCAAGAAGCAGTTGTCGGAAAGCCTGTTGGCGGCGTTGCAGGACCAGGGTGAATGGCCGGCGAATATTCAGGTTCAACTCAGCGTTCTGCTGGTCGATATGGATCGCGATTCCTACAGCAAAGTCGCGATTGGCTGAGGGCTACAACAACCCCTGATCGGCGCACACCTTCACCACTTGCTCACGAAACCAGGTATTGGCACTGTCCTGGCCGCTGGTTTCGTTCCACTGCATGTCCAGGGTGAAGCCCGGCAGCCCGTTGGGCGCCTCGCAATGGCCAAACACGCTGGCGGGCGCCAAGAGCTTTTGCACACGGCGCGGCAGAGTGACGATGAAGTCGGTGCCGGTGATCATCTTCAACGCGGCGCTGTAACTGTTGGCCCTGGCGACCACTTGGCGCGTGTGGGCCTGGCGTGCCAGCCAGCCGTCGATCATGTTGGTGTGGGAGCTCCAGGGCGTGGGAAACACGTGCCGCCGCTCGACGAAGGATTGCAGGCTGAACGCCGGCTCGCGCGGGGTCGCGCGTTTATCGAACACACACACCAAGTCATCTTCCAGCAGCATCTGGACCTTGAAGTCTTTGTGGGCGCGGTGAAAGTTCGGGCCGAAACAAATCACCAGGTCGAGGCGACCTTCGCGTAAGTCCTCGGCGGGAATCTCGGTTTCCAGCTTTTGCACATTGACGATCACTGGCAGGTCGGCGCGGTCGAAGTTCTTCAACAGGCGCGGCAGGATCAGTTGCTCAAAGTACTCCGGCGCGCACACGTTGAAGGTCACGGCCTTCTGCGTCGGGTCGAAGGTCTGGCCGCCGGCGTGGCACAGGTTGATGCTCTCGAGGATCTTCTGCACATGCCCGTACATGGTCGTGGCTTTGTACGTAGGCCGCATGCCTGCCCGCGTGTTGATAAACAGCTCATCCTCAAAACTGGTGCGCAGTTTCTTCAGGCTGTAACTCACAGTGGACTGGCTGACGAACAGCGTTTCAGACACCTCGGTAACGCTGCTCTGGTCGTAGACGGCGATAAACACCATCAAGTCCTGCATATCGAGCTTTCTGAGCAAATTACTGTTTAGCATCCGTTCCATCCGGTAAGCCTTGGCACTGAGGCAGCGCGCGACAAGGGCAAAAGCTTAACGGAACGGTCGTGCCATTAGAAAGCTCTGTAGGGCGTTTCTATGTTTGGTGTGGGACAAAAAATGTTGGCAATACGACGTCAGCGGATATGTCGTGCGTAATGCTTCGGATTGAAACGCGTGACGATCAGCAGCATTACCCCAATCACGGCGGTCAGTGACCACCAGGCCCATTCGAAGCTGCCGAGTTGGTCGCGGATCATCCCGGCAATAAGTGGCGACAAGCCAGCAATCAGGTAGCCGATGCCTTGCACAAACGCAGTCAGGCCGCCGGCGCGGCGCGGGTTGTCCAAGTGGTCGAGGGACAGGATCAGGCTCATCGGAAACAGACCGCCAATGCCCAGGCCCAGCAGGCAAGGCCACAGCAGGCTCAGGTATTGAGGGCTGAGAATAAGGCCGCAAAAACCGCAGATGATCAGCACCAGCAACACCGCGACTACCCCGCGTTTATCCTCACGGCGGTTGGCGATGGCCGGGGTGATCAGGCCGGACACGACTTCCATGGCGGTCAAGAACCCCAGCAGCAAGCCGGCCTGTTGTTCGCTCCAGCCTTGTTCCACGTAGTACGGCGCCAGCCACGCCAGCACGCAGGTGTAGGCGGCGGTGCCGAGGCCGAAAAAAATCGCCAACAACCATGCGCGACGATTGCCGAAAAACGATTCCTGCGCGCCGGCACCGGCCTGGGGCAGTGGCGGCATTGCCGAACGCTGGGCGTACCAGAACACCAGCGCCAATAGCGCAAGCGCCGCCCAGATGGCCAGGCCGATACGCCAGCTGCCGGTCTGCACCTGCACGAGCGGCGCGAACGAAGCGGCCAGTGCCGCGCCCCCCATGATGGCGGTGACATACAGGCCCATGAACAGCGAGACGTTGGCGCTGAAGCGCGTCTTGATCAGCGCCGGCATCAACGCCTGGATCATCGCGATACCGACGCCGGCAGCGATAGCGCTGACGATCAACGCCGACGCCGAATCCACAAACAGTCGCGACAGCGTGGCCAAGCCAATCACCAGCAGTGACAGCACAATGCTGCGGTGCTCGCCCATGCGTTTACCCAGGCCCATGCCAAAGAACATCGCCAGGCCCATGGCCATGACCGGCAGCATGGTCAGCAGCGCGGCGCTGCTGAAACTCAACGGCACATCGCCGCGAATCGATGACAACAGTGGACCGACGGCGGCCATCGACGGGCGCAGGTTAAGGGCAACCAGTACGACGCTGATCATCAGCCAGACGGCGGTGGTGGGCGTTGCGCGAACGTTTTCCATGGGGTGGACCTTGAAGAGACAAGGGCGAATCAGGCCACGCAGGGGAGGAGGGGAGCAAATCAGAAAATCGTTGGGGCTATCTAAAAATTGCAGGTGATCAAACATGTAGGCGCTGGCTTGCCTGCGATGGCGGTGGGTCAGTCCAGAAATGACTGCCTGATTCACCGCTATCGCAGGCAAGCCAGCTCCCACGAGGGACCTGCGTCGCTAGAGGGCGCGGATCACATGTTTGATCTCCTGAAACGCCGCCAAGCCCCACGGGCCCAACTCGCGGCCGATGCTGCTCTGCTTGTAACCACCCCACGCCGTTTGCGGGAAGATCACCTGCGGGGAGTTGATCCACACAAGCCCGGCCTGCAAGGCGTTGGCCACGCGTTCGGCGGTGTCGACATCGGCGCTCACCACACTGGCGACCAGGCCGAAATCGCTGTCATTGGCCAGGGCAATGGCTTCCTCGGCAGTGGTAAAACGTCGGACACACAGCACCGGGCCGAAGATCTCCTCGTTCCACAACGCGCTGTTCAACGGCACATCGGTAAACACGGTCGGGCGAATGAAATAGCCCTTCGCCAGGTCGGCCGGTCGTTCACCACCGCACAGCAAACGCGCGCCGTCTGCGATGCCACGCTGAATATGCCCCAGCACTCGCTGATACTGCGCACGGTTGATCAACGCGCCCATTTGCACCTCATCGGCAAATGGGTCTGCCACGCGAATCCCCTCGGCCCGTGTCTGCAAACGCTGCAGGAACGCGTCCGCCAGGCTGTCAGCCACCAGCACGCGGCTGGTGGCCGAACACATCTGCCCGGCGTTGAAAAAGCCACCCCCACAGGCCAGCTCCACCGCCAGGTCAAGGTCGGCGTCCGCGAGCACCAGCAACGCGGATTTACCGCCCAGCTCAAGGCTTACACCCTTGATGGTTTCTGCCGCGCGCTGCATCACTTGCACGCCGACGGCGTTACTGCCGGTGAAGGAGATCTTCGCCACGCGGCGGTCTGCGGCCAGCGGTGCGCCAACCGCCAGGCCCGTGCCGCAGACCAGGTTGAACACACCCGCCGGCAGCCCTGCCTGGGCAATAATTTGCGCCAGTTGCAACTCCGCCAACGGCGTGACTTCCGATGGCTTGAGCACCACGCAACATCCGGCCGCCAGGGCCGGGGCGAGCTTCCAGGCGGTGGTCACCATCGGGAAATTCCACGGCACAATCAGCCCGACCACACCACAGGGCTCACGGCGCAGGCGTGCGCTGAAGTCCTCGCCGGGCAGTGCCACCGGGCGGTCTTGCGTGGCGTCCATGTCGTCGCACATGCCGGCGTAGTAGTCGAAGGTGGCGATCACATCGTCCACATCAATGCCGGCCTCAAACAGCGGCTTGCCATTGTTGCTCGACTGCAACTGCATCAGCTGGTCGCGCTGGGCGCTCACGCCCTGGGCGATCTTACGCAGCACGGCGCCGCGGTCACGGCCGGTGCTTTTCGACCAGTCGATGAACGCCGCGCTGGCCGCCGCCACCGCGTGGGCCACGGTGCTCGCGTCGCCCACGCTGACGTGGGCCAGTGTGGCTTCGGTGGCGGGGTTGATCACCTCGATAACGTCATGGCCTGCGCGCCATTCGCCTGCAATGTACACACCGTCCAATACTGCGTTCATACCGCTACCTCCTGCATCCACAGCCCCTGGTCGATTTCTATCAGCGTCGGTCCCTGGCGATCAGCGGCGGCGCGCAATGCCGTGCGCAGCTGCGCGATACCCTGAATGCTCTCGGCGGCGCAGCCCAAGGCTTTGGCCACACCGATAAAGTCCGGGGTGTAGATGTCCACACCGACCGGCTCGATGGCGCGGTTGAGCATGTACTTCTTGATCTCCTCGTAACCCTGGTTATTCCACAGCAGCACGATGACCGGCACGCGCGCCTCGACCGCGCTGGCCAGTTCCGGCAGGCTGAATTGCAGGCCGCCGTCGCCGATCAGGCACACCACCGGTTGCCCGTCGCCGCGTCCCAGCCAGGCGCCAATCGCTGCGGGCAGGGCGTAGCCCAAGGTGCCGTAGCCGGTGGAGGAATTGAACCAGCGGCGTGGGTGGTCGAGGTTCAGCGTCAGGTTGCCGCTGTACACCGGTTGGGTGGAGTCGCCCACCAGCACGGCGCCGGGCAGTTGCGCCAGCACGGTGTTGAGAAACAGGGTTTGCGCGCGGGTAGCGGCGTCCCAGGTGGGCGTCAATTCAGCCCACAGACGCGCGACGCGTGCGCTGCCCCAGTCGGGGGCGCGATCGCCCGATACCTGGATGTCCAGCGCGGCCAACAAGGCTTGGGCTGCGATCTGCGCATCGGCCACCAGTGCGACCTGAGGCGGGTAATTGCGCACGGTCTGGTCGGGGTCGATATCGATGCGCAGCAGCGTGCCGGGAATCTCGAAACCCCCGGCGAAGGTCACGTCGTAATCGGTTTCCGCCAGCTCGGTGCCGATGGCCAGCACCACATCGGCTTCGGCGACCAGGGCGCGGGTGGCGACCAGCGTCTGGGTCGAGCCGATCAGCAACGGGTGCGCGGCCGGCAGCATGCCTTTGGCGTTGATGGTCAGGGCCACCGGTGCGCCCAGCCGTTCGGCCAGGCGCGTCAATTCGGCGGCCGCCTCGATGGCGCCGCCGCCGGCCAGGATCAGCGGGCGTTTTGCTGCCGCCAGCCACTGGCTCATCTGCTTCACCGCCGCCGGCGCGGCACCGGCGCGCGCCACGCTGACCGGCTCGCTGCCGAGCAGGGCATCGGCGTTTTCGACCAGTACATCCAGCGGAATCTCGATGTGCACCGGGCGCGGTCGACCGGCCTGGAACAGCGCAAACGCGCGCGCCAGCACGCCAGGCAACTCCGCCGCCGACATCAAGGTGTGCGAGAACGCCGCCACGCCCGCGATCATCGCGCTCTGGTTCGCCAACTCATGCAACTTGCCGCGCCCGCCACCCAATTGGCTGCGCGATTGCACACTGGAAATCACCAGCATCGGGATCGAGTCGGCATAGGCCTGGCCCATGGCGGTGGTGATGTTGGTCATGCCGGGGCCGGTGATGATGAAACACACGCCAGGTTTACCGCGGGTGCGTGCATAGCCGTCGGCCATGAAGCCTGCGCCCTGTTCGTGGCGCGGGGTGACATGGCGGATGCTCGAGCGCGCCAGGCCACGGTACAACTCCACGGTGTGCACGCCGGGAATGCCGAACACCTGGTCTACGCCGTAGCGTTCCAGGAGGTTGACCAATACTTCGCCGCAGGTCGCCATACATGTCGCTCTTGTTATGGATTCGAGGCGCTATTGGAGCGGCTGGCCGGTAGCGCCAACAATCGATAAAAAGTCATACTAGCCATGTCCCCACGTCATGGCTGCGCCCGATGAAACGCTTGCCACCGCTGCCCGCGCTGCACACCTTCTGGGTCACGGCCCAGTGCTGCAACTTCACCCGCGCCGCCGAGCAACTGCACATTACCCAAGGTGCGGTGAGCCGGCAGATTGCCGGGCTCGAAAACCATTTGGGCTACGCCTTGTTCCAGCGCCAGGCGCGGGGCTTGAGCCTGACCGAAGAAGGGCGCGAGTGGTCGCTGCGGGCGCAGCAGGTGTTTGGCTTGATCGGTGACGCGGTGGAGCAGATCGGCAGCCGCCGTCAGACCCTGCAACTCAAAGCCTCCACCTGCGTGATGCGCTGGCTGCTGCCGCGCCTGATGCAGTGGCAACAGGAGCGCCCGGACGTGCCGGTGGAACTCACCACCACGGTGGCCTACACCGTGGACTTTCGTCGCGAGCAATTCGACGCGGCGGTGATCTATGCGCCCATTGCCGAGCAGTCGGCGCAGGCGCGGCATTTATTCGATGAACAACTCACCCCGGTCTGCGCGCCGGCGTTGCTGGCCAGCCTGCACACACCGGCTGATCTGCAGCGACAGGTGCTGCTGCACCCCACGCGGGACGAGCGCGATTGGGCGTTGTGGCTGAAGGCTGCGAATACACGCTTGAGCAACCTGGCCCAGGGGCATCATTTTGAAACGCTGGACCTGGCAATGACGGTGGCGTCCCAGGGCTCGGGAGTGGCGATAGGCGACAGCGCGTTGATTGGCGAGGATGTGAAGGCGGGGCGGTTGGCGACACCGTTTGAACTGCGCGTGCCGACGGGGATGGGGTATTACCTGGTGTATCCGCCGGGAATTGAGCCGTCTACTGGATTAGTCGCCTTGATGGAGTGGTTGGTAAGCCAGGCACAACCGTCGTAACACCGAAGATCCAAATGTGGGAGGAGGCTTGTGTGGGAGCGGGCTTGCCTGCGATGCAGGCACCTCGGTGTGTCAGTCATGCCGCGGTGATGCTATCGCAGGCAAGCCAGCTCCCACAGTTTTAACCGTGTCGGTTCAGTAGCCGACGGTGAAACGCAGGCGCGAGTGCTTTGGCGTTTCTACTTCGTCGATCAACGCGATGGCGTAGTCCGCAAAGCTGATCCAGCTGCGCCCTTCAGCGCTCACCAGCAAGTCATCCTGGCCGACACGGAATTTGCCGGTGCGCTCAGTCTCAACGAACTCCGCCGACGGCGACAGGAAGGTCCAATCCAGCTCTTTTTCCTGACGCAGCGCATCAAGAAACTCAGCGCCGGCGCTGGCTTCGGCCTTGTACTCTGCCGGGAAGCCAGGGCTGTCGATGACTCGGCTGCCATCCGGCAACAACAATGAACCTGCACCGCCGACCACCAGCAGGCGTTTCACCCAGGCGCTCTTCACCGGGCCGATCACGGCACTGGCCGGCAGTGTGGCGAAGTGCGCCGCACTGATCACCACGTCGTTGCCGCTGACAGCCTGTTGCAAGGCGTTGGCATCCAGGGCGTCGACCTGTTTGACGGTGACGCCCGGGCGCGCGGCCAGCGTGCCGGTATTACGCGCAATGGCGGTGACGGTATGCCCACGACGCAGCGCTTCTTCCAGCAGTTGGCTACCGGCGCGGCCGGTGGCACCAATGATTGCGATCTTGCTCATGACGTTCTCCAGTACGTTAAGGTTTAAAACCATTCACCACTTCATTTCGCCCTTGGCGACTTTGGCACCGAGTTCCAGGCTGCTCTCATCTTCAAGTTTCGGGTAACGTTTTTTCATGGCCGCGATCAGCGCAGTCGAATCCTTGGCCTTGGCGGTTTCCTCATCGAACGCTTTGATATAGCCCGCGGTGAATGCCACGGACTGCACAGTCGGCGTACCCAGGTAATGACCTGGAATCACGGTGCGCGGTTTCAAGTCTTCGATGCGTTGCAAGGTTGCCAGCCAGTCGGCGTGGGACTGAGCAGTTTGCGTATCGGCCATCCACACGTGGGTGTTCTCGAAGACCACAACGCCGCCCACCACGACCTTGATCGATGGAATCCACACAAACGTGCGGTCCGGCTGCGGGCCGTCCAGGCCGACCACTTCCAGCGTCTTGCCTTCCAGGGTCAGGCTATGGCCTTGGAGCACCTGCGGGATGATGGCTTTGGCCGGTTTGTCGGCACCCAGCTTAGGGCCCCAGAACGCGAGTTTCTGCTCGGCGGTGGCCTTGATATGGTCGACCACCGGCTGGGTGGCTACCACCTTGGCGGCGGGGAATGCCTGCGTCAGGACGTCGAGGCCGAAGTAGTAATCCGGGTCGCCGTCACTGACGTAGATGGTGGTCAGGCGCTTGCCGCTGGCGCGAATCTTTGTCACCAGTTGCTCGGCTTGGGCATTGCCGAATTGCGCGTTCACCAAAATGACGTCGTGCTCGCCGCTGACCAGTACCGAGCTGACGGGCATCATTGCCGAGGTGCCAGGGTTGTAAGCGTCCAGCGTCAGATCGGCCGCCGCGGCATGGGCGGCGAACGCCAGGGCGGCCATGGCCGTGGCCAATCGTTTAAGCGTCGAGATCATGTGCAACTCCAGCGGCAGGTAAGGGATGCACAGAGCTTAGTTGCACTAAACGTCACAAAAAATGCCATGCTTGAACATAGTTTGTTTCTAAAAGCGTGCAAATCATGGATCGTCTTCAAGCAATGCGGGTGTTTGTCACGGTCGTTGACCTGGGAAGCCAGTCGGCGGCTGCGGATCAGCTGGACCTGTCGCGGCCGGTCGTTTCACGTTATCTGGCGGAGCTTGAGGATTGGGTGGGCGCGCGGCTGATGCATCGCACCACGCGCAAGCTCAGTCTCACCGCAGCGGGCAGCGAAATGCTGCCCCGAGCGCGGCAGATGCTGGAGTTGTGCAACGACATGCAGGCGGCCGTCAGCGAGCCGGACGAAGCGCCGCGTGGCCAGCTACGGCTGAGTGTCAGCAGCTCATTCGGCCAGGCGCAATTGGCGGACGCCGTGGCCGAGTTCGTCAAGCGCAACCCGTTGGTCAGTATCGAT encodes:
- a CDS encoding cyanate transporter; the protein is MENVRATPTTAVWLMISVVLVALNLRPSMAAVGPLLSSIRGDVPLSFSSAALLTMLPVMAMGLAMFFGMGLGKRMGEHRSIVLSLLVIGLATLSRLFVDSASALIVSAIAAGVGIAMIQALMPALIKTRFSANVSLFMGLYVTAIMGGAALAASFAPLVQVQTGSWRIGLAIWAALALLALVFWYAQRSAMPPLPQAGAGAQESFFGNRRAWLLAIFFGLGTAAYTCVLAWLAPYYVEQGWSEQQAGLLLGFLTAMEVVSGLITPAIANRREDKRGVVAVLLVLIICGFCGLILSPQYLSLLWPCLLGLGIGGLFPMSLILSLDHLDNPRRAGGLTAFVQGIGYLIAGLSPLIAGMIRDQLGSFEWAWWSLTAVIGVMLLIVTRFNPKHYARHIR
- a CDS encoding LysR family transcriptional regulator; the encoded protein is MLNSNLLRKLDMQDLMVFIAVYDQSSVTEVSETLFVSQSTVSYSLKKLRTSFEDELFINTRAGMRPTYKATTMYGHVQKILESINLCHAGGQTFDPTQKAVTFNVCAPEYFEQLILPRLLKNFDRADLPVIVNVQKLETEIPAEDLREGRLDLVICFGPNFHRAHKDFKVQMLLEDDLVCVFDKRATPREPAFSLQSFVERRHVFPTPWSSHTNMIDGWLARQAHTRQVVARANSYSAALKMITGTDFIVTLPRRVQKLLAPASVFGHCEAPNGLPGFTLDMQWNETSGQDSANTWFREQVVKVCADQGLL
- a CDS encoding 5-guanidino-2-oxopentanoate decarboxylase, with translation MATCGEVLVNLLERYGVDQVFGIPGVHTVELYRGLARSSIRHVTPRHEQGAGFMADGYARTRGKPGVCFIITGPGMTNITTAMGQAYADSIPMLVISSVQSRSQLGGGRGKLHELANQSAMIAGVAAFSHTLMSAAELPGVLARAFALFQAGRPRPVHIEIPLDVLVENADALLGSEPVSVARAGAAPAAVKQMSQWLAAAKRPLILAGGGAIEAAAELTRLAERLGAPVALTINAKGMLPAAHPLLIGSTQTLVATRALVAEADVVLAIGTELAETDYDVTFAGGFEIPGTLLRIDIDPDQTVRNYPPQVALVADAQIAAQALLAALDIQVSGDRAPDWGSARVARLWAELTPTWDAATRAQTLFLNTVLAQLPGAVLVGDSTQPVYSGNLTLNLDHPRRWFNSSTGYGTLGYALPAAIGAWLGRGDGQPVVCLIGDGGLQFSLPELASAVEARVPVIVLLWNNQGYEEIKKYMLNRAIEPVGVDIYTPDFIGVAKALGCAAESIQGIAQLRTALRAAADRQGPTLIEIDQGLWMQEVAV
- a CDS encoding 5-carboxymethyl-2-hydroxymuconate Delta-isomerase, whose protein sequence is MPHLHLEYTANLTGLVVEKTLLRLNNVLMASGQFGSEFDIKSRAVKVETFQVGTSLNPRGFIALKLSLLSGRSPQVKKQLSESLLAALQDQGEWPANIQVQLSVLLVDMDRDSYSKVAIG
- a CDS encoding NAD(P)-dependent oxidoreductase, whose amino-acid sequence is MSKIAIIGATGRAGSQLLEEALRRGHTVTAIARNTGTLAARPGVTVKQVDALDANALQQAVSGNDVVISAAHFATLPASAVIGPVKSAWVKRLLVVGGAGSLLLPDGSRVIDSPGFPAEYKAEASAGAEFLDALRQEKELDWTFLSPSAEFVETERTGKFRVGQDDLLVSAEGRSWISFADYAIALIDEVETPKHSRLRFTVGY
- a CDS encoding aldehyde dehydrogenase family protein, whose protein sequence is MNAVLDGVYIAGEWRAGHDVIEVINPATEATLAHVSVGDASTVAHAVAAASAAFIDWSKSTGRDRGAVLRKIAQGVSAQRDQLMQLQSSNNGKPLFEAGIDVDDVIATFDYYAGMCDDMDATQDRPVALPGEDFSARLRREPCGVVGLIVPWNFPMVTTAWKLAPALAAGCCVVLKPSEVTPLAELQLAQIIAQAGLPAGVFNLVCGTGLAVGAPLAADRRVAKISFTGSNAVGVQVMQRAAETIKGVSLELGGKSALLVLADADLDLAVELACGGGFFNAGQMCSATSRVLVADSLADAFLQRLQTRAEGIRVADPFADEVQMGALINRAQYQRVLGHIQRGIADGARLLCGGERPADLAKGYFIRPTVFTDVPLNSALWNEEIFGPVLCVRRFTTAEEAIALANDSDFGLVASVVSADVDTAERVANALQAGLVWINSPQVIFPQTAWGGYKQSSIGRELGPWGLAAFQEIKHVIRAL
- a CDS encoding LysR substrate-binding domain-containing protein, giving the protein MKRLPPLPALHTFWVTAQCCNFTRAAEQLHITQGAVSRQIAGLENHLGYALFQRQARGLSLTEEGREWSLRAQQVFGLIGDAVEQIGSRRQTLQLKASTCVMRWLLPRLMQWQQERPDVPVELTTTVAYTVDFRREQFDAAVIYAPIAEQSAQARHLFDEQLTPVCAPALLASLHTPADLQRQVLLHPTRDERDWALWLKAANTRLSNLAQGHHFETLDLAMTVASQGSGVAIGDSALIGEDVKAGRLATPFELRVPTGMGYYLVYPPGIEPSTGLVALMEWLVSQAQPS
- a CDS encoding MBL fold metallo-hydrolase, with protein sequence MISTLKRLATAMAALAFAAHAAAADLTLDAYNPGTSAMMPVSSVLVSGEHDVILVNAQFGNAQAEQLVTKIRASGKRLTTIYVSDGDPDYYFGLDVLTQAFPAAKVVATQPVVDHIKATAEQKLAFWGPKLGADKPAKAIIPQVLQGHSLTLEGKTLEVVGLDGPQPDRTFVWIPSIKVVVGGVVVFENTHVWMADTQTAQSHADWLATLQRIEDLKPRTVIPGHYLGTPTVQSVAFTAGYIKAFDEETAKAKDSTALIAAMKKRYPKLEDESSLELGAKVAKGEMKW
- a CDS encoding low temperature requirement protein A; this translates as MIPSRSLLRGRGSHDSGKVGMVELFFDLVFVFAVTQLSHSLLAHLTLDGAVQVALMMVAVWWVWIFTSWITNWLDPEKIPIRLGLFGLMVAGLLLSSSIPKAFTDRGVLFAGAYVFMQVGRTLFALWAVRGESLNMIRNFQRILAWMLCSGVFWITGSLLEGQQRLAFWALALLIELISPSVYFWVPGLGRSTLADWNVEGNHMAERCGLFVIIALGESLLVTGATFAELPWSVEGLGAFLVAVVGSIALWWIYFDSGAERAHHRIASSADPGRQARIAYTYLHVLIVAGIIVSAVADELVLVHPGHASQAGVVAIIAGPWLFLVGSALFKWVMSDRSLPPLSHLGGLLMLLVVLPLGLQQVFSALVLGALTTAVLVIVAVWENRALRSLNEVSH